In Desulfomonile tiedjei DSM 6799, a genomic segment contains:
- a CDS encoding IS4 family transposase — MTFILSIAASGKGKGVDMKSGEFFRHARILGLWPDAEAIHRSALTKARKKVDWRIFRQILDDAVGLAYECWPKSPKDEWHGMSTHAIDGSDYTLPAADELRAEFDPESGLGQAGKGHYPQCLVCTLYDVFRRLPIARTVVPVNSSERDQAKHLLPLVPEGSVLLLDRGYPGYEFLSYLLDKFKGYFVIRCPATSTFATVKEFIRSGKSEAEIVIPPTSNYLSQVTAEQRKAAKPIRVRVIRLSNPDGTLSVLLTNLYDKVEFPRQEITDLYFRRWEIESYFRDEKIGLEIEKFHGKTCNSVLQELFAAAIMAVISRTLMAISTQLLGGELGEPQFKNAVMTLASEAAVLAADDPERAIEIFQDILKEIYRVKYYRPNSQRPPQPRVNKQSKNKWLYRRYKNVPAA; from the coding sequence ATCACCTTCATCTTGTCCATTGCCGCCAGTGGAAAGGGTAAAGGAGTGGACATGAAATCCGGTGAATTCTTTCGACATGCCAGAATTCTTGGCCTTTGGCCTGACGCCGAGGCGATCCATCGAAGCGCGCTCACCAAGGCGCGCAAAAAGGTGGATTGGAGGATCTTTCGGCAAATACTCGATGATGCGGTTGGTCTGGCTTATGAGTGTTGGCCTAAGAGCCCGAAGGACGAGTGGCATGGTATGTCCACTCATGCGATAGATGGCTCCGACTATACGCTTCCAGCCGCCGATGAGCTCAGGGCCGAGTTTGATCCTGAGAGCGGACTTGGGCAAGCGGGCAAAGGACATTATCCTCAGTGTCTTGTATGCACGCTCTATGACGTCTTCAGACGTCTGCCCATCGCAAGAACTGTGGTCCCGGTGAATTCTTCGGAGCGGGACCAAGCCAAACATCTCCTGCCCCTCGTGCCTGAGGGAAGTGTCTTGCTCCTGGATCGAGGTTACCCAGGATATGAATTTCTCAGCTACCTTTTGGACAAGTTCAAAGGCTATTTCGTGATACGTTGCCCCGCAACGTCCACCTTCGCCACAGTAAAGGAATTCATTCGGAGCGGGAAGAGCGAAGCCGAAATCGTGATTCCTCCGACATCGAACTATCTCAGCCAGGTGACGGCTGAACAACGAAAGGCCGCCAAGCCCATCAGAGTGAGAGTCATCAGACTGTCCAATCCTGACGGAACCCTCTCGGTTCTCCTGACGAATCTTTACGACAAGGTGGAGTTTCCGAGACAGGAGATCACTGACCTCTATTTCAGGCGATGGGAAATCGAGAGCTATTTCCGGGATGAAAAGATTGGGCTCGAAATCGAAAAATTTCATGGCAAAACCTGCAACAGCGTCCTGCAAGAACTCTTTGCAGCTGCGATCATGGCTGTGATCTCAAGAACTCTCATGGCCATTTCCACCCAGTTACTCGGTGGAGAGCTCGGAGAACCTCAGTTCAAGAATGCGGTCATGACGCTCGCGTCTGAAGCCGCCGTGCTCGCCGCAGACGATCCTGAAAGAGCCATCGAAATCTTTCAGGATATTCTCAAAGAAATCTAT